Proteins encoded in a region of the Deltaproteobacteria bacterium genome:
- a CDS encoding tetratricopeptide repeat protein — MAVPMDAADASRRLLRRYIAQESIDLVRAALAVAREEYPDLDEGKYLRLLDRLAEGVQTGLPAGATPERRVGRINTHLFHELGFCGNHNDYYDPRNSFLNEVLDRRTGIPLTLCIVYIEVGKRCGLNVEGVGFPGHFLCKVRLAEGELVVDPFHRGQLLGLDELKRRLASAVGDQVKFDPRLLRAAKPREILVRMLQNLRSVYQGRNDFPRALSAVDRLLLLAPDNVRGLRERAQLYEQLGGSAAAAADLEKVLYLDPNASDALVLRARLRRLKDGSHFLN; from the coding sequence ATGGCGGTTCCGATGGACGCAGCAGACGCATCCCGCCGGCTCCTGCGGCGCTACATCGCCCAGGAGTCCATCGACCTGGTCCGGGCCGCTCTGGCGGTCGCGCGCGAGGAGTACCCGGACCTCGACGAAGGGAAATATCTGCGCTTGCTGGATCGCCTGGCCGAAGGCGTCCAGACGGGACTGCCGGCGGGAGCCACGCCGGAGCGCCGCGTCGGCCGGATCAACACGCACCTCTTCCACGAGCTGGGCTTCTGCGGCAATCACAACGACTACTACGATCCGCGCAACAGCTTCCTCAACGAGGTGCTCGATCGACGCACGGGCATCCCGCTCACGCTCTGCATCGTCTACATCGAGGTGGGGAAGCGCTGCGGGCTGAATGTCGAGGGCGTCGGCTTTCCCGGCCATTTCCTCTGCAAGGTGCGGCTCGCGGAAGGAGAACTCGTCGTCGACCCGTTCCACCGCGGACAGCTTCTCGGCCTCGACGAGCTGAAGCGCCGCCTCGCATCCGCCGTGGGAGATCAGGTGAAGTTCGATCCCCGGCTCCTGCGCGCCGCCAAGCCGCGCGAGATCCTGGTGCGGATGCTGCAGAACCTCCGTTCCGTCTACCAGGGTCGCAACGACTTCCCCCGGGCGCTCTCGGCGGTGGACCGCCTGCTGCTCCTCGCTCCCGACAACGTCCGCGGTCTGCGGGAGCGGGCGCAGTTGTACGAACAGCTCGGCGGCTCGGCAGCAGCCGCGGCGGATTTGGAGAAGGTGCTCTACCTGGATCCGAACGCCTCGGATGCGCTGGTGCTGCGCGCGCGACTCCGCCGCCTCAAGGACGGTTCGCACTTTCTCAACTGA
- a CDS encoding (2Fe-2S) ferredoxin domain-containing protein codes for MPPPFRKHVFICLNERPPDSEKGDCTRKGSPQVLKKFKAALRDRGLDEEIRANKAGCLDNCENGCSVVVYPEGVWYGHVTEADVDEIVDKHLVQGEPVERLRLYKR; via the coding sequence ATGCCGCCTCCGTTCCGCAAGCACGTGTTCATCTGTCTCAACGAACGGCCGCCGGACTCCGAAAAGGGCGACTGCACGCGGAAGGGGTCGCCGCAGGTGCTCAAGAAGTTCAAGGCGGCGCTGCGCGACCGCGGGCTCGACGAAGAGATCCGCGCGAACAAGGCCGGCTGCCTCGACAACTGCGAGAACGGCTGCTCCGTCGTCGTGTATCCGGAAGGAGTCTGGTACGGCCACGTCACGGAGGCCGACGTCGACGAGATCGTCGACAAGCACCTGGTCCAGGGCGAACCGGTCGAGCGGCTCCGCCTGTACAAGCGCTGA
- a CDS encoding iron-containing alcohol dehydrogenase translates to MASVMSFPTRIVYGKGAIQELPNELKRAGASRPLLVTDKGILQAGLLRFVTPLLEQVGIKTRLFTEFEANPTDQDALRGIEAYRAAGADSVLGIGGGASLDMAKAVALLVNHEPPLAQYDDAKGGDSKITARVPPIVQVPTTAGTGSEVGRSTVLVIDGTKTVIFSPHLMAKTAILDPELTVGLPPFITAATGMDALTHNLEAYVAKGDHPLADAIAIDGLRRIGAHLKRAVQNGKDLEAREQMLLGSAFGAIAFQKGLGACHSVAHALTPVAGTHHGLANSLMLPAVTNFNRVAVEERLANAAVALGADPKLSQQERAHLCVELIDNLRSACGLPRRLSQAGVRREMIPQIVQKALADACHLSNPRPVTQVDFERLIDEAF, encoded by the coding sequence ATGGCCAGCGTGATGAGCTTCCCCACCCGCATCGTCTACGGCAAGGGCGCGATCCAGGAGCTGCCCAACGAGCTGAAGCGCGCCGGCGCCTCGCGGCCGCTGCTGGTCACCGACAAGGGCATCCTTCAGGCGGGACTGCTGCGCTTCGTCACGCCCTTGCTCGAGCAAGTCGGTATCAAGACGCGGTTGTTCACCGAGTTCGAGGCGAACCCGACCGACCAGGACGCACTGCGAGGAATCGAGGCGTATCGCGCCGCCGGTGCCGACAGCGTCCTCGGAATAGGCGGCGGCGCGTCTCTCGACATGGCCAAAGCCGTCGCTCTGCTGGTCAACCATGAGCCGCCGCTCGCGCAGTACGACGACGCCAAAGGCGGTGACTCGAAGATCACCGCGCGGGTGCCTCCCATCGTCCAGGTACCGACCACGGCGGGCACCGGCAGCGAGGTGGGCCGCAGCACGGTGCTCGTGATCGACGGGACCAAGACGGTGATCTTCTCGCCGCATCTGATGGCGAAGACGGCCATCCTCGATCCGGAGCTGACGGTGGGCTTGCCGCCGTTCATCACCGCCGCGACGGGAATGGACGCGCTCACGCACAACCTGGAGGCGTACGTCGCGAAGGGCGATCATCCTCTCGCCGACGCCATCGCCATCGATGGTCTGCGGCGGATCGGCGCGCACCTCAAGCGCGCCGTGCAGAACGGCAAGGACCTCGAAGCCCGCGAGCAGATGCTGCTCGGCAGCGCCTTCGGCGCCATCGCTTTCCAGAAGGGGCTCGGCGCCTGCCACTCGGTTGCGCACGCCCTGACGCCCGTTGCCGGTACGCATCACGGCCTCGCGAACTCGTTGATGCTTCCAGCCGTCACGAACTTCAACCGGGTCGCCGTCGAAGAGAGGCTGGCCAACGCCGCCGTCGCGCTCGGGGCCGACCCGAAGCTGTCCCAGCAGGAACGTGCTCACCTCTGCGTCGAGTTGATCGACAATCTGCGCAGCGCCTGCGGCCTCCCGCGCCGCCTGTCGCAGGCGGGGGTCCGGCGGGAGATGATTCCGCAGATCGTGCAGAAAGCGCTGGCGGATGCCTGCCATCTCTCCAATCCGCGGCCGGTGACGCAGGTCGACTTCGAGCGGCTGATCGACGAGGCGTTCTGA